From one Lycium ferocissimum isolate CSIRO_LF1 chromosome 7, AGI_CSIRO_Lferr_CH_V1, whole genome shotgun sequence genomic stretch:
- the LOC132063760 gene encoding transcription factor MTB1, translated as MVSGNMSWSDEDKVTVAAVLGKEGFEYLMSSSVSAECSLMAIGNDQNLQNKLSDLVERPNPANFSWNYAIFWQISRSKSGELVLGWGDGCCREPREGEECGEVKRIFNLRLDDEGQQRMRKRVLQKLHMLFGGTDEDNYAVGLDRVTDTEMFFLASMYFSFPRGEGGPGKCFGSGKHLWLSDALKSSLDYCARSFLAKSAGMQTIVLIPTNVGVVELGSVRSIPESLELLQSIKSCFSSFLSLVRAKQAAGVSFVPEKKEGNNPPFSNSGAVSERPDGTPKIFGHDLNSGTHFREKLAVRKAGDRPWDVYENGNRMPFINARNGFPTASWGQISNVKPGKPVELYSPQTPAHNLINGGRGELRLNNFQHQKPAARMQIDFTGATSRPIVSPAHTVESEHSDVEAPCKEDRAGPVDEKRPRKRGRKPANGREEPLNHVEAERQRREKLNQRFYALRAVVPNISKMDKASLLGDAIAYITEMQKKLRDMESERELRLGNTSRDVMASEDSPSTSEIQIRGPDINIEAGNDEVIVRVSCPLETHPISRVIQTFKEAQINVVESKLSAGNGTVYHTFVLKSNGSEQLTKEKLLAAFSSESNSLRQLSPVGQL; from the coding sequence ATGGTTTCTGGGAATATGTCTTGGAGTGATGAGGATAAGGTTACTGTGGCTGCTGTTCTTGGAAAAGAAGGTTTTGAATATTTGATGTCTAGTTCAGTTTCAGCAGAATGTTCTTTAATGGCAATAGGGAATGATCAGAATTTGCAGAATAAGCTTTCAGATCTCGTGGAACGCCCAAACCCTGCTAATTTTAGCTGGAATTACGCCATCTTTTGGCAAATTTCGCGGTCTAAATCGGGGGAGTTGGTGTTAGGGTGGGGAGATGGGTGTTGTAGAGAACCTAGGGAAGGAGAGGAGTGTGGTGAAGTTAAAAGGATTTTCAATTTACGCCTTGACGATGAGGGTCAACAAAGGATGAGGAAAAGGGTACTTCAGAAGTTGCATATGTTATTCGGTGGAACAGATGAAGATAACTATGCTGTTGGATTAGATAGAGTTACTGATACTGAAATGTTCTTCCTTGCTTCGATGTACTTTTCGTTCCCTCGAGGAGAGGGAGGTCCGGGGAAGTGTTTTGGATCCGGTAAGCATTTGTGGTTATCTGATGCATTGAAATCTTCTCTAGATTATTGTGCTAGATCTTTCTTAGCTAAATCTGCTGGTATGCAAACTATTGTTTTGATCCCAACTAATGTAGGAGTTGTGGAATTGGGTTCGGTGAGATCGATTCCAGAAAGTTTGGAGCTATTACAGTCTATAAAATCTTGCTTCTCGTCGTTTTTATCACTTGTTAGGGCTAAGCAAGCAGCAGGTGTATCATTTGTACCTGAGAAAAAAGAGGGAAACAATCCCCCGTTTTCCAATTCAGGCGCTGTTAGTGAACGACCGGATGGAACTCCTAAGATTTTCGGGCATGACTTGAATTCCGGTACTCACTTTAGGGAAAAACTTGCTGTTAGGAAAGCGGGGGATAGGCCGTGGGATGTCTACGAAAACGGTAACAGGATGCCATTCATAAACGCACGGAATGGTTTCCCTACTGCTTCTTGGGGTCAAATCAGTAATGTGAAGCCGGGAAAGCCAGTGGAGCTCTATAGTCCTCAGACCCCAGCACACAACCTAATCAATGGTGGAAGGGGAGAACTCCGTTTAAACAACTTTCAACATCAAAAGCCAGCTGCTCGAATGCAAATTGATTTTACTGGAGCAACCTCGAGACCCATTGTTTCGCCAGCACACACAGTTGAGTCTGAGCATTCAGATGTTGAAGCTCCTTGTAAGGAAGACCGTGCAGGCCCAGTTGATGAAAAAAGGCCTCGAAAACGTGGAAGAAAGCCAGCCAATGGAAGGGAAGAGCCCCTCAATCATGTAGAGGCTGAGAGGCAGCGGCGGGAAAAGCTGAACCAGCGATTCTATGCATTACGAGCTGTTGTTCCGAATATCTCCAAGATGGACAAAGCTTCCCTATTAGGAGATGCCATTGCTTACATAACTGAGATGCAGAAAAAACTAAGAGACATGGAATCTGAGAGGGAGCTGAGATTAGGAAACACTTCGAGGGATGTAATGGCTTCAGAAGACAGCCCGAGTACTTCAGAGATTCAAATCCGAGGACCCGACATCAACATAGAAGCTGGCAATGATGAAGTCATCGTAAGGGTGAGCTGCCCACTTGAAACCCATCCAATATCTCGGGTCATCCAAACATTCAAAGAGGCACAAATCAACGTCGTTGAATCAAAACTTTCTGCGGGGAATGGTACTGTATACCACACGTTTGTCCTCAAGTCTAATGGATCTGAACAGCTGACGAAGGAAAAGTTGCTGGCTGCATTTTCCAGCGAATCAAACTCGCTAAGGCAACTTTCACCGGTAGGGCAATTATAA